One genomic region from Actinomycetota bacterium encodes:
- a CDS encoding DUF1206 domain-containing protein, with the protein MKKEERKGIEYLARFGLAGRGLVYLLIAFIAFQIPFGKPNSADKEGALQSLSSKPWGFPMLIAIAIGFAGYAIWRLVEGILDPEGKSKETEGKFKRVGYLFRGVLYSVFAYNTVKIAFTHQSEGSTQKAQKTTAGVFEWPGGKWIVLAFGLCVIAAGLYNGYRAFARKYRKDFKEREMSPAQKKFLFPIAAAGLYARAVVFSLVGIFFVHAAWTFDPAKAVGIDGALRKIVT; encoded by the coding sequence TTGAAGAAAGAAGAGCGGAAGGGAATTGAGTACCTCGCGCGCTTTGGGCTTGCGGGCAGGGGCCTCGTCTACCTGCTGATCGCATTCATTGCCTTCCAGATCCCCTTCGGGAAACCGAACTCGGCCGACAAGGAGGGCGCCCTACAGAGCCTGTCCTCCAAGCCGTGGGGGTTCCCGATGCTCATAGCCATCGCCATCGGGTTCGCCGGCTACGCAATCTGGAGGCTGGTCGAGGGCATCCTCGACCCCGAGGGAAAGTCGAAGGAGACCGAAGGGAAATTCAAGCGGGTCGGCTACCTGTTCCGGGGGGTCCTCTACTCGGTTTTTGCCTACAACACCGTGAAGATCGCGTTCACGCATCAAAGCGAGGGGTCGACCCAAAAAGCCCAGAAGACGACTGCGGGGGTCTTCGAGTGGCCCGGCGGGAAATGGATTGTGCTTGCCTTCGGCCTCTGCGTTATCGCCGCCGGCCTCTACAACGGCTACCGGGCATTTGCCCGCAAGTACCGCAAGGACTTCAAGGAGCGGGAGATGTCGCCGGCCCAGAAAAAGTTCCTGTTCCCCATCGCCGCTGCCGGTCTCTACGCCAGGGCCGTGGTCTTCAGCCTGGTGGGCATCTTCTTCGTTCACGCCGCCTGGACCTTCGACCCGGCCAAGGCGGTCGGGATCGACGGCGCCCTGCGAAAGATCGTCACGG
- a CDS encoding PadR family transcriptional regulator, with product MSTSDEINATAASLLGFLTDSPMTGWELSAAVEGSIANFWNVTRSQVYRELRTLAELGLVEAGEAGPRDRRPYSITEAGRAAFGDWIVRDPGSPIVRLPLLLTVFFGRHLPPERLAEIIGRELEGGAEALDKFEAMQQEYGSDPFVRQVLQFGIDYQKTLLAWLDGLATDPTIQPQKARTPGRE from the coding sequence ATGTCAACCTCGGACGAGATCAACGCCACCGCCGCATCGCTACTCGGCTTTCTGACCGACAGCCCGATGACCGGCTGGGAGCTGTCGGCTGCCGTCGAAGGATCGATCGCCAACTTCTGGAACGTCACCCGCAGCCAGGTCTACCGGGAGCTGCGAACGCTGGCCGAGCTCGGGCTCGTCGAGGCGGGCGAGGCCGGTCCCCGGGATCGGCGCCCCTACTCCATCACCGAAGCCGGCCGCGCGGCGTTCGGAGATTGGATTGTCCGGGATCCCGGCTCGCCCATCGTGCGCCTGCCGCTTCTGCTCACCGTCTTCTTCGGCCGGCACCTCCCGCCCGAACGCCTGGCGGAGATAATCGGCCGGGAGCTCGAGGGCGGTGCCGAGGCGCTGGACAAGTTCGAGGCAATGCAGCAGGAGTACGGGAGCGACCCGTTCGTAAGGCAGGTCCTGCAGTTCGGAATCGACTACCAGAAGACGCTTCTCGCCTGGCTCGATGGCCTGGCAACCGACCCGACGATCCAGCCCCAAAAGGCCCGCACCCCCGGCCGCGAGTAG